A region of the Roseiflexus sp. RS-1 genome:
GTTCTCATATACAGCTTTCTAAGACCTGATCGATCATATTTTATTAGATTGGCAGCTTCTGCCCAAAAACTTTGTGAAATAGCAGAAGTAATGACATCAACTGGAGTTAGAACAACACGATACATAAAAGCATACCAACCGACTTCTGTTGCACTATAGTATACCGAGAGTAAAAAAGGAACAATCGTAAGACTAGCGGTATTAACGATGGCAACAAAAGTGGAAGCAACCGAATCTCGCCAAAAGCTTCTCAAACTAGACCTTAAGCGCGCAAAAGATAGTCTTCTAAGAAGGTTCTTTAATCTGGCATGGTAAGTGAGAATACTTAGACCTACCAAACTAGACAAAAGAGTACTACCGATCAAGGCAGTAACCCCCATTTTCGCAAAACCCCCAAAGAGCAAAGAAATCGTCCCTGTAATGCTTTGATATACTCTAACCTTGCTAGTGTGTTCAAAGTTTGCCTCTCGCACGTACCATGCCTGCAACAATTGCTGAAAACCGCTGGTCAACAAAAGAACAGGCAGAAACCAAAGAAAAGGGTTTATGTTCTGAAAATAGGGTGTACATCTACCATCACAGAACCAAACAAAAACAAATAGCGATGAACTAACCAAAGAAAGGGTCAACAGACCAACGAACAAAAGAATAAACGCCTGACAGCGAGATCTTGTATTTGGGATAGACCAATCTAATTTCAATGAAGAGAAAGAGAGAAAGAAAGAAAGTATTGAGTTTATTACCGCTAGTACCCCAAAATCTGCGGGGCTGTACATTCTGGTTATTATTGGCGCAAAAGCGAATGATATTACCTGAGCGAGAACATTTGCCTTTACTGCTAGAACGGTATTTCTCCGAAAACGCAAATTTTCACCAAAAACTGATGAGTACAGGGAAGAAGAAATTTTCTTAACCGCTTTCATCGAAAGAACCCTAATAACCGGTAAGTCTCAAAAGAAAAACAGTTTATAAGAAAAGAGATCTGAAAATTTGCCTGTGTGCCGCATAACAATTTGATAAACCAAAGCCTACACTTCCAGTAGAACCAAATGATGGTTCAAAACACCCCACTCTGGCAAGAAGAATATTAAACGCAGTCCTTCATATCATAGCATCTACTCTACCGAACAAAGATTGCGGAATTGAATCAACCTGTATGCAACATGATCAACCCCTGCTCCACCAACCAGGCGCCGACAGGTCGCCCTGGCGCTTCCCCGCCGTTCGGTCGCCGCGCTACGTCTCGCCCCGCAATCGGCGCAGTTCCGCCTCAAGGTCACGCATGCGCGCTTCGAGCTCTGCTCGCGCCGCTGCTTCTCGCCGCGCTTGTTCCTCCGCCTCGGCACGGGCGCGCGCTTCGACCTCCGTGTGCGCCGCCGTTTCCCGTTGCGCACGCTCCTCAGCCGCTGCTGCCTGCCGCACTGCCGTCGCATAGTCACCGAACGCCGCGCCGCGCTCGTCGTAGCACACCACGTGATCCCCTGCCACCCCCAGCCACAGATTGGCGATGGCCAGATGCACCCGCCCCGCCGCGTCCGGCGCGCGCCGCCGATAGACCCCTCCCGCCAGCCGGTAGTCCAGCAACCGCACCCGCCGCGCCCCGCCCCGCCCGATGCGGTCGACAATCACATATTGCGCCACCCCCGCCCGCGCGTCGTGCGCCACCTTCCGCTTCAGGTCGTTCACCCGCGTCTCCGGCGACGTGATCTCGATAATCAGCGCCGGGCGCGCCCCCTCGACCGCCACGTCGAACGTGCTCCAGTCCTGGCGTTCGGCGATGCCGGGGATGACCATCACATCCGGCCCGTGCGGGCGCAGGTCGGGGACGTCCCACGCGATGCGCACGTCGCTGAGCACAATCGCTGCGCCGGACGCCTCCAGCCGTGCGCGCAGCACGGCGGTGAGGTACATCCGGTCGGTTTCGTGACGGTCGCTGTGCACGATGAAATCTCCCACGTCCGGGTGCAGCACGTCGTCGAGGGTCAGCGGAACCTGTTCGAGATGCTGGGGGTCGTCGGGCGTCGGGCGCAACACGTAGCGCCACCCGTAGCGGAAGGGGTCGTCTGCGGGCGCGATAGGCGGTGATGGCTTGGCGGTAGTTTGCGTCACAACGGCGCCTCCCTGACGCATTGGTTGATCGCGCGGATCATCGCCATTAGATGCACCAGTGTCATGTCATTGTAGCACAACTCAGGCATGCGCCGCGCCAGGCGATGACTGCGCACGGTCGCGGAACGGCGCGGCGACGGTCAGGCTTCCCGTACCCCCGCCGCCACTGCCTCGACCACTGCCGCCAGCATGGCGTCGGTCAGTTCCGGGTAGATCGGCAACGCCAGCGTTTCGGCGGCGGCGCATTCGCTCGCTGGCAGATCGCCGGGACGCTGCCCCAGGTAAGCAAAGCATTCTTGCAGGTGTAATGGCACAGGGTAGTAGATCTCATGACCAATCTGGCGGGCTTTGAGCGCCGCCATCACTCGATCCCGCTGCGCCATGCGGATGACGAACTGGTTGTAGATATGCCTGCGGTCTGGCGCTTCAACCGGCAGCACGACCCTGCCCGGCGGCAGCGTGCAGTCGCCTTTGTTGCGCGCGTGACACCCGGCAGTCAGACAGGAAGGCGGGTCGATGGTCAACCCTGCTTCGGCGAACAGGCGTCGGTAGGTCGCCGCATTCCGCTGCCGACCTGCCGTCCAGTCATCCAGATACTTCAACTTGACCCGCAGCACGGCAGCCTGCAGGGCATCGAGGCGAAAGTTGCCGCCGATCAGTTTGTGGTAGTACTTGGGATGCGCGCCATGCCCGCGCAACAAACGGATCCGCTCCGCGAGCGCAGCATCGTTGGTGGTGACCATGCCGCCGTCGCCGAAACCGCCCAGGTTCTTGGAGGGGAAGAAACTGAAGCATCCCATATGCCCGATTGAGCCTGCACGTCGTCCTTTGTACTCCGAGCCGATGGCCTGCGCTGCATCTTCGATCACAACCAGACCGTGGCGCTGTGCGATGTCCATAATTGGATCCATGTCAGCCATCTGACCGTACAGATGCACCGGCATGATCACACGGGTGCGCGGCGTGATCCGCGCCTCGATGGCAGTCGGGTCGATGTTGAACGTCAGCGGGTCGATATCGACGAATACCGGCACAGCGCCAAGCCGGGCAATCGAACCGGCGGTGGCGAAGAAGGTGTAGGGGGTGGTGATCACCTCGTCGCCTGGACGAATGTCAATCGCCATGAGCGCTACCAGCAGCGCATCGGTGCCTGACGATACGCCAATGCCATAGGCGCACCCGGAGTACGCGGCAACCTCGCGCTCCAGCGCTTCGACTTCGGGACCCAGAATAAACTGCTGCGCATCGGCGACACGATCGATGGCGGCGCGAATCTCGTCGCGGATGGCGGTGTACTGCGCTTTGAGATCCAGTAGAGGCACGGAAGGTTGAAGGTGGGAAGGTTGAAGGTGGGAAGGTTGAAGGTGGGAAGGTTGAAGGTGGGAAGGTGACGCCTCCGATGCAGGCGGTACTTGAGATTCATTGGTTGTCACTGTGACCTCCTGGTAGTGCACGGACGCGAAATTTGAAGCGTATGACACTGCATATTCAGCGTAGCAGGCTGTGTCTTCTCGGATTTCGTTGATCCTGGCATTCGACAGATACCGGATCAAACCGTGGGTCAATCGGCTGACACTTTCTGCCAGAGCAAGAGTCTGCTCGAAGACCTCACCTGACACATACTGGCGATCGTATGCCAGATACAGTTGTGAACGAACTTCGCCGCACGAGGCTTTTGCTCTTCCCAGGTGTTCGATGTAAAGTCTCGAGGTGCGGCTTTCGAAGCCCTCGGCGATGTTTGACATGATAGACACCGCTGCGCGGCGTATCTGGTCACGCAGCGCGAAATCGCGCGCAAACGCACCGACATCGGACATATCGTAGATAACGTTGGTAAGCTCCCGTGCACGCTGCCACGCCTCAAGGTCTTCAAAACGTTCAATCGTCGCCATATTCATCCCCTGCGTTCCAACGTTCAACGTTCAACGTTCCAACCTTCAACGTTCAACGTTCCAACCTTCAACGTTCCAACCTTCAACGTTCCAACCTTCAACGTTCAACGTTCAACGTTCCAACCTTCAACGTTCCAACGTTCAACGTTCCAACCTTCAACGTTCCAACCTTCAACGTTCCAACCTTCAACGTTCAACGTTCAACGTTCCAACCTTCAACGTTCAACCTTCAACTCCTCCTCCTCCCCCCAATCCTCACACCGCACCACCTCCGGCGCAACCAGACGATACCGCCATCCGCTCCCCGGACAAACCATGAGTCCGTCAGCGTCAGGATCAGGCAGGCGAAATCCGTGACGACTCATCCATCCGCGGCGGCGTGCCGGAACACCCAGCATCAGCGCATAGTCCGGCACATCGCCACGCACCACGGCGCCGGCGCCAATGAAGGCGTAGCGTCCAATCGTCGCGCCGCAGACAATCGTTGCATTGGCGCCGATCGTGGCGCCGCGCCGCACCAGGGTGCGCAGAAACTCGGCACGGCGATTGATTTCAGCGCGTGGATTGACCACATTCGTGAAAACACACGACGGCCCGCAGAAGACGAAATCTTCCAGTTCGACGCCGGTGTAGAGCGAGACGTTGTTCTGAATCTTGCAGCCATTGCCGATAATTACATCGCTGGCAACCAGGACGTTCTGCCCCAGCACACAGTTCGCGCCAATCCGCGCCCCCGCCATCACGTGGCAGAAGTGCCAGATTTTCGTGCCCGCGCCAATCTCACACGGCTCGTCGATGATTGCGGTCGGGTGAACAAAGAACGAGCGATCGCCCGCCATCTCAACTCCTTTTCAGTGCTCTATAACGTTCAACGTTCCCGCGTTTCAACGTTCAACGTTCCCACGTTCAACGTTCAACGTTCCCGCGTTTCAACGTTCAACGCTCCCACGGTTCAACGTTCAACCTTCCTACGGTTCAACGTTCCCACATTTCAACGTTCAACCTTCAACCTTCAACCTTCCAACGCTCAACGTTCCCACATTTCAACGTTCAACCTGCAACCTTCAACCTTCCAACGTTCAACGTTCCCACGTTTCAACCTTCAACCTTCAACCTTCCCACCCCCTCCAGCGCTGCCACGCACCGCTCAGCCGCGTGACCATCGCCATAGAGCGGCGGACGCGGCATCGACGGGTATGGTTGCCGCGCTGCAGCAACGATCTGTTCAGGATCGGCGCCGACCAGGGTATTCCATCCATGCGTCACTGTTTCGACCCACTCCGTCTCATCACGCAACGTGACACACGGGACTCCCAGCCAGTACGCTTCTTTCTGTACACCGCCCGAATCGGTCAGGATGACGCGCGCGCTGCGCATAAGCGCAACCATACTCAGGTAGCCAACCGGTTCGATCAGACGCACATGATCCGGGGGCGTCCATCCAATCGTGGCAATGGCGCGGCGTGCACGTGGATGCACAGGGAAGATGACCATCATCTCAAGCGATGAGAGACCGGTCAAAATACCGCGCAGACGCGCCGGATCGTCAGTATTCTCGGCGCGATGAACGGTCGCCAGGGCATAGGCGCCGGATTCCACGCCCGGTATGTCCGGCAGAGCGGCATCCGCCCGTTCAACCGCAAGGCGCAGCACATCCGCCATCACATCGCCGACCAGCGCAACCCTGTGGGTGATCCCTTCGCGCGCCAGGTTATCGACCGCCGTCTGGCTCGGGCAGAGAAGGAGATCGGAGACATGATCGGTCAAAACCCGGTTGATCTCTTCCGGCATAGCGCGGTTGAAACTGCGCAGACCGGCTTCAACGTGGGCGACTGGAATGTGTAACTTTGCCGCAGCCAGCGCGCCGGCAAGTGTTGAGTTGGTGTCGCCGTAGACCAGCGTCCAGTCGGGACGTTCCGCCAGCAACACCTCTTCGATCCCCGCCAGCATTGCGCCGGTTTGCGCTCCGTGGCTCGCCGAACCGACCGCCAGATTCACATCCGGTTCAGGGATATCCAGTTCTTGAAAGAATACTGCCGACATGCTGGCGTCGTAGTGCTGCCCGGTGTGCACCAGCACTTCACGATGACGTTGCCGCAAGACGCGACTGATGGCGGCAGCCTTGATAAATTGCGGGCGTGCGCCGACGATGGTGACGATGGTGAGTGGTTTGCTCATACTCCTACGACTCCACTTCGACGAGCAGCGGCACCGGTTCACCGTTCGTCACCAGGGAGCGCTGCGCTGCCTGCAATACCCGCAACACGCGCAACCCACTTTCACCATCGGTCAGTGGCGGTTCGCGGGTCATGATCGCGCGCAAAAACGCTTCACACTCCAGGCGCAACGGCTCGGTGGGATCGAAGGGGACGCGCTCACCGGCGCCACGCACCGGCACCGGCTCCCCTTCGCGCACTTCGACACGCTGA
Encoded here:
- a CDS encoding oligosaccharide flippase family protein, with the protein product MKAVKKISSSLYSSVFGENLRFRRNTVLAVKANVLAQVISFAFAPIITRMYSPADFGVLAVINSILSFFLSFSSLKLDWSIPNTRSRCQAFILLFVGLLTLSLVSSSLFVFVWFCDGRCTPYFQNINPFLWFLPVLLLTSGFQQLLQAWYVREANFEHTSKVRVYQSITGTISLLFGGFAKMGVTALIGSTLLSSLVGLSILTYHARLKNLLRRLSFARLRSSLRSFWRDSVASTFVAIVNTASLTIVPFLLSVYYSATEVGWYAFMYRVVLTPVDVITSAISQSFWAEAANLIKYDRSGLRKLYMRTIRHLLAIAVLVALIALLGPFYVGFVFGEDWYRAGYVLAALAPLLLGHIAIPTLSHLVVHRKQHWQLIWDILRCAFLVVAIVVCSEMNMSIEITVLASSFVMLVMYLVLFWLNLVNLEVK
- a CDS encoding DegT/DnrJ/EryC1/StrS aminotransferase family protein, translating into MTTNESQVPPASEASPSHLQPSHLQPSHLQPSHLQPSVPLLDLKAQYTAIRDEIRAAIDRVADAQQFILGPEVEALEREVAAYSGCAYGIGVSSGTDALLVALMAIDIRPGDEVITTPYTFFATAGSIARLGAVPVFVDIDPLTFNIDPTAIEARITPRTRVIMPVHLYGQMADMDPIMDIAQRHGLVVIEDAAQAIGSEYKGRRAGSIGHMGCFSFFPSKNLGGFGDGGMVTTNDAALAERIRLLRGHGAHPKYYHKLIGGNFRLDALQAAVLRVKLKYLDDWTAGRQRNAATYRRLFAEAGLTIDPPSCLTAGCHARNKGDCTLPPGRVVLPVEAPDRRHIYNQFVIRMAQRDRVMAALKARQIGHEIYYPVPLHLQECFAYLGQRPGDLPASECAAAETLALPIYPELTDAMLAAVVEAVAAGVREA
- the wecB gene encoding non-hydrolyzing UDP-N-acetylglucosamine 2-epimerase — its product is MSKPLTIVTIVGARPQFIKAAAISRVLRQRHREVLVHTGQHYDASMSAVFFQELDIPEPDVNLAVGSASHGAQTGAMLAGIEEVLLAERPDWTLVYGDTNSTLAGALAAAKLHIPVAHVEAGLRSFNRAMPEEINRVLTDHVSDLLLCPSQTAVDNLAREGITHRVALVGDVMADVLRLAVERADAALPDIPGVESGAYALATVHRAENTDDPARLRGILTGLSSLEMMVIFPVHPRARRAIATIGWTPPDHVRLIEPVGYLSMVALMRSARVILTDSGGVQKEAYWLGVPCVTLRDETEWVETVTHGWNTLVGADPEQIVAAARQPYPSMPRPPLYGDGHAAERCVAALEGVGRLKVEG
- a CDS encoding pentapeptide repeat-containing protein, with product MVSSRARCHASRSSKRSIVAIFIPCVPTFNVQRSNLQRSTFQPSTFQPSTFQPSTFNVQRSNLQRSNVQRSNLQRSNLQRSNLQRSTFNVPTFNVQPSTPPPPPNPHTAPPPAQPDDTAIRSPDKP
- a CDS encoding acyltransferase — translated: MAGDRSFFVHPTAIIDEPCEIGAGTKIWHFCHVMAGARIGANCVLGQNVLVASDVIIGNGCKIQNNVSLYTGVELEDFVFCGPSCVFTNVVNPRAEINRRAEFLRTLVRRGATIGANATIVCGATIGRYAFIGAGAVVRGDVPDYALMLGVPARRRGWMSRHGFRLPDPDADGLMVCPGSGWRYRLVAPEVVRCEDWGEEEELKVER
- a CDS encoding Uma2 family endonuclease; its protein translation is MTQTTAKPSPPIAPADDPFRYGWRYVLRPTPDDPQHLEQVPLTLDDVLHPDVGDFIVHSDRHETDRMYLTAVLRARLEASGAAIVLSDVRIAWDVPDLRPHGPDVMVIPGIAERQDWSTFDVAVEGARPALIIEITSPETRVNDLKRKVAHDARAGVAQYVIVDRIGRGGARRVRLLDYRLAGGVYRRRAPDAAGRVHLAIANLWLGVAGDHVVCYDERGAAFGDYATAVRQAAAAEERAQRETAAHTEVEARARAEAEEQARREAAARAELEARMRDLEAELRRLRGET